A window from Scyliorhinus canicula chromosome 19, sScyCan1.1, whole genome shotgun sequence encodes these proteins:
- the bud13 gene encoding BUD13 homolog isoform X2, producing MRIVDDDVTWKSLTKEKETMLVAAESDEDEEAPVVAEFIDERPEIIQQMEEFRFSSKWKILGDEKEDSQESGLFIQTRSDGLIPGSESAQRKKIEGQPRLPERKIRTVSPDLSPARRRRHDSPDLSPDGRERHDSPDLSPPRKGRWDSPDLSPPRKGRRDCPDLSPPRRGRCDSPDRSPPRRGRRDSPDLSPRRRGRRDSPDLSPPRRGRRDSPDLSPPRRGRRDSPDLSPPRKKLAKNTEKCVRSTDIPSRRYHSPDLSQRRQDPDSDLSPPQRCRHSPDSDLSPARGKKSEARDSVHKPGSGSSEPSPTRQRLPSRRPALSRRKGASQDSSPIRKSQGKEMLSGGQAGLISTEILRKEKEDRRQKEKAAERVADDSRNATTIFRDKSGKKRDLDQERIEQKKKEEEKAAKQEKYAQWGKGVAQEQQQRQNVMDALHEMQKPLARHIDDEDLDRFLREKERDGDPMAGLIKKKKEKEAKNKNVRPVYSGPAPPPNRFNLCPGYRWDGVDRSNGFEQKRYARQADKKAVQEIAYKWSVEDM from the exons ATGCGGATTGTGGATGATGATGTGACCTGGAAGAGCCTCACAAAGGAGAAGGAAACCATGCTGGTGGCAGCAGAGTCTGACGAGGATGAAGAAGCCCCTGTG GTCGCAGAGTTCATTGATGAAAGGCCTGAAATTATTCAACAAATGGAAGAATTCCGATTCAGCAGCAAGTGGAAGATTTTGGGAG ATGAAAAGGAAGATTCCCAAGAATCTGGCCTGTTTATCCAGACACGCTCAGATGG GTTGATACCAGGTTCTGAATCTGCACAAAGGAAAAAGATCGAAGGCCAGCCTCGGCTTCCTGAGAGAAAAATTAGAACCGTTTCACCTGACCTTTCACCTGCCAGAAGAAGACGCCATGATTCTCCTGACCTTTCACCTGATGGGAGGGAACGCCATGATTCTCCTGACCTCTCACCTCCCAGGAAGGGACGCTGGGATTCTCCCGACCTTTCACCTCCCAGGAAGGGACGCCGCGATTGTCCTGACCTTTCACCTCCCAGGAGGGGACGCTGCGATTCTCCTGACCGTTCGCCTCCCAGGAGGGGACGCCGCGATTCTCCCGACCTTTCACCTCGCAGGAGGGGACGCCGCGATTCTCCCGACCTTTCACCTCCCAGGAGGGGACGCCGCGATTCTCCTGACCTTTCACCTCCCAGAAGGGGACGCCGCGATTCTCCTGACCTTTCACCTCCCAGAAAAAAACTTGCTAAAaacacagaaaaatgtgtcagatCTACAGACATACCTTCTAGAAGGTATCATTCCCCCGACCTTTCACAGAGACGACAAGACCCTGATTCtgacctttcacccccacaaaggtGTCGGCATTCTCCTGACTCCGATCTATCACCAGCACGGGGGAAGAAGTCGGAGGCGCGTGATTCAGTCCATAAACCCGGCTCGGGCAGCTCCGAACCCTCGCCCACCCGGCAGAGACTGCCTTCCCGGAGACCAGCTCTCTCGAGGCGCAAAGGGGCCAGCCAGGACTCTAGTCCAATTAGAAAG TCACAAGggaaggagatgctgtcaggggGTCAGGCTGGCCTCATATCCACAGAAATACTCAGGAAAGAGAAGGAGGACCGCAGGCAAAAAGAAAAAGCAGCAGAGCGTGTGGCAG ATGATTCCAGaaatgccaccactatcttccGAGATAAATCAGGAAAAAAGAGGGACTTGGATCAGGAGCGAATTGAGCAGAAAAAGAAGGAAGAAGAGAAAGCGGCAAAACAAGAAAAATATGCCCAATGGGGCAAAGG GGTGGCTCAGGAGCAACAACAGAGGCAGAACGTCATGGATGCTCTTCATGAGATGCAGAAACCACTTGCACGACATATCGATGATGAAGACCTGGACCGCTTCCtccgtgagaaagagagagacggagacCCCATGGCTGGACTAATCAAGAAGAAGAAGGAAAAAGAGGCCAAAAATAAAAATG TGAGGCCAGTGTACAGCGGCCCCGCACCACCGCCCAACAGGTTTAATCTTTGCCCTGGATATCGCTGGGATGGAGTGGACAG
- the bud13 gene encoding BUD13 homolog isoform X1, with the protein MAALSKEEYLKRYLSDSAQEPDRPAARRRRKKVKIKAAGMRIVDDDVTWKSLTKEKETMLVAAESDEDEEAPVVAEFIDERPEIIQQMEEFRFSSKWKILGDEKEDSQESGLFIQTRSDGLIPGSESAQRKKIEGQPRLPERKIRTVSPDLSPARRRRHDSPDLSPDGRERHDSPDLSPPRKGRWDSPDLSPPRKGRRDCPDLSPPRRGRCDSPDRSPPRRGRRDSPDLSPRRRGRRDSPDLSPPRRGRRDSPDLSPPRRGRRDSPDLSPPRKKLAKNTEKCVRSTDIPSRRYHSPDLSQRRQDPDSDLSPPQRCRHSPDSDLSPARGKKSEARDSVHKPGSGSSEPSPTRQRLPSRRPALSRRKGASQDSSPIRKSQGKEMLSGGQAGLISTEILRKEKEDRRQKEKAAERVADDSRNATTIFRDKSGKKRDLDQERIEQKKKEEEKAAKQEKYAQWGKGVAQEQQQRQNVMDALHEMQKPLARHIDDEDLDRFLREKERDGDPMAGLIKKKKEKEAKNKNVRPVYSGPAPPPNRFNLCPGYRWDGVDRSNGFEQKRYARQADKKAVQEIAYKWSVEDM; encoded by the exons ATGGCCGCCCTCAGTAAGGAGGAATATCTGAAGCGGTACCTGAGCGACTCGGCCCAGGAACCGGACCGCCCGGCAGCCAGGCGGAGGAGGAAGAAAGTCAAGATCAAAGCGGCTGG AATGCGGATTGTGGATGATGATGTGACCTGGAAGAGCCTCACAAAGGAGAAGGAAACCATGCTGGTGGCAGCAGAGTCTGACGAGGATGAAGAAGCCCCTGTG GTCGCAGAGTTCATTGATGAAAGGCCTGAAATTATTCAACAAATGGAAGAATTCCGATTCAGCAGCAAGTGGAAGATTTTGGGAG ATGAAAAGGAAGATTCCCAAGAATCTGGCCTGTTTATCCAGACACGCTCAGATGG GTTGATACCAGGTTCTGAATCTGCACAAAGGAAAAAGATCGAAGGCCAGCCTCGGCTTCCTGAGAGAAAAATTAGAACCGTTTCACCTGACCTTTCACCTGCCAGAAGAAGACGCCATGATTCTCCTGACCTTTCACCTGATGGGAGGGAACGCCATGATTCTCCTGACCTCTCACCTCCCAGGAAGGGACGCTGGGATTCTCCCGACCTTTCACCTCCCAGGAAGGGACGCCGCGATTGTCCTGACCTTTCACCTCCCAGGAGGGGACGCTGCGATTCTCCTGACCGTTCGCCTCCCAGGAGGGGACGCCGCGATTCTCCCGACCTTTCACCTCGCAGGAGGGGACGCCGCGATTCTCCCGACCTTTCACCTCCCAGGAGGGGACGCCGCGATTCTCCTGACCTTTCACCTCCCAGAAGGGGACGCCGCGATTCTCCTGACCTTTCACCTCCCAGAAAAAAACTTGCTAAAaacacagaaaaatgtgtcagatCTACAGACATACCTTCTAGAAGGTATCATTCCCCCGACCTTTCACAGAGACGACAAGACCCTGATTCtgacctttcacccccacaaaggtGTCGGCATTCTCCTGACTCCGATCTATCACCAGCACGGGGGAAGAAGTCGGAGGCGCGTGATTCAGTCCATAAACCCGGCTCGGGCAGCTCCGAACCCTCGCCCACCCGGCAGAGACTGCCTTCCCGGAGACCAGCTCTCTCGAGGCGCAAAGGGGCCAGCCAGGACTCTAGTCCAATTAGAAAG TCACAAGggaaggagatgctgtcaggggGTCAGGCTGGCCTCATATCCACAGAAATACTCAGGAAAGAGAAGGAGGACCGCAGGCAAAAAGAAAAAGCAGCAGAGCGTGTGGCAG ATGATTCCAGaaatgccaccactatcttccGAGATAAATCAGGAAAAAAGAGGGACTTGGATCAGGAGCGAATTGAGCAGAAAAAGAAGGAAGAAGAGAAAGCGGCAAAACAAGAAAAATATGCCCAATGGGGCAAAGG GGTGGCTCAGGAGCAACAACAGAGGCAGAACGTCATGGATGCTCTTCATGAGATGCAGAAACCACTTGCACGACATATCGATGATGAAGACCTGGACCGCTTCCtccgtgagaaagagagagacggagacCCCATGGCTGGACTAATCAAGAAGAAGAAGGAAAAAGAGGCCAAAAATAAAAATG TGAGGCCAGTGTACAGCGGCCCCGCACCACCGCCCAACAGGTTTAATCTTTGCCCTGGATATCGCTGGGATGGAGTGGACAG